A part of Flavobacteriaceae bacterium GSB9 genomic DNA contains:
- the gyrA gene encoding DNA gyrase subunit A has product MAEGEKLIPINIEDEMKSAYIDYSMSVIVSRALPDVRDGLKPVHRRVLYGMHELGVRANTAHKKSARIVGEVLGKYHPHGDTSVYDAMVRMAQEWSLRYMLVDGQGNFGSIDGDSPAAMRYTEARMRKISEDMLADIEKETVDHQLNFDDTLKEPTVLPTRIPGLLVNGASGIAVGMATNMPPHNLTEVVNGTIAYIDNNNIEVDELIQYIKAPDFPTGGTIYGYDGVREAFQTGRGRIVIRAKANVEEVNGRECIVVTEIPYQVNKADMIKKTADLVNEKKLEGISSIRDESDRKGMRIVYVLKRDAIPNIVLNKLFKYTALQSSFSVNNIALVDGRPQLLNLKDLIHYFVEHRHDVVVRRTKYELRKAEERAHILEGLIIASDNIDEVIALIRASSNAEEAREKLIERFELTEIQAKAIVEMRLRQLTGLEQDKLRAEYEDLIKTIEDLKDILDKKERRMDIIKEELEEVRDKYGDERRSTIEYAGGDLSIEDMIPDEQVVITISHAGYIKRTSLNEYKTQNRGGVGQKASTTRNEDFLEHLFVGTNHQYMLFFTQKGKCFWMRVYEIPEGSKTSKGRAIQNLINIEQDDKVMAFICTQDLKDEDYINSHYVIMATKNGQVKKTSLEQYSRPRTNGINAITIKDNDELLEAKLTTGNSQVMLALKSGKAIRFEEAKTRPMGRNASGVRGITLGHDNDEVIGMITVENPQEESVLVVSENGYGKRTYVDDPEDGEPVYRITNRGGKGVKTISITEKTGGLVAIKSVTDKDDLMIINKSGIAIRMVVEDLRVMGRATQGVKLINLKGKDSIAAVAKVMHDEDDVDVDETTGTTNAPEGGTTLDVNNEENNNTES; this is encoded by the coding sequence ATGGCAGAAGGAGAAAAATTGATCCCTATTAATATTGAGGATGAAATGAAATCGGCCTACATTGATTATTCAATGTCGGTCATTGTGTCACGTGCTTTACCAGATGTTAGAGATGGGTTAAAACCCGTACACCGTCGTGTGCTTTATGGAATGCACGAATTGGGTGTTAGAGCAAACACGGCACACAAAAAGTCTGCTAGAATAGTAGGGGAAGTTTTAGGTAAGTATCATCCACATGGTGATACTTCGGTCTACGATGCTATGGTGCGTATGGCTCAGGAGTGGAGCTTGCGTTATATGTTGGTCGATGGCCAAGGTAACTTTGGCTCTATTGATGGAGACAGCCCTGCGGCAATGCGTTATACAGAAGCACGTATGCGTAAAATATCTGAAGATATGTTGGCCGATATTGAAAAGGAAACGGTTGACCATCAATTAAATTTTGACGATACATTAAAAGAACCAACAGTATTACCTACCAGAATACCAGGGCTTTTGGTAAATGGAGCTTCAGGTATAGCGGTTGGAATGGCAACTAATATGCCTCCGCACAACCTTACCGAGGTAGTCAATGGAACCATTGCTTACATTGATAATAATAATATAGAGGTTGATGAACTTATTCAATACATAAAAGCTCCAGATTTTCCAACTGGGGGTACTATTTATGGTTATGATGGCGTTCGTGAAGCATTTCAAACTGGTCGTGGACGTATTGTAATACGTGCAAAAGCTAATGTAGAGGAGGTAAATGGGCGTGAGTGTATTGTGGTTACTGAAATTCCTTATCAAGTGAATAAGGCAGATATGATTAAGAAAACTGCCGATTTGGTTAATGAGAAAAAACTAGAAGGCATTTCTTCTATAAGAGATGAATCTGATAGAAAAGGGATGCGTATCGTTTATGTATTAAAACGTGATGCCATCCCAAACATCGTGTTGAATAAATTGTTTAAATATACAGCGCTTCAATCATCTTTTAGTGTTAACAATATTGCTTTAGTTGATGGACGTCCGCAGTTATTAAATTTAAAAGACTTAATCCATTATTTTGTAGAGCACAGGCACGATGTGGTTGTTCGCCGTACCAAGTACGAATTGCGAAAGGCTGAAGAACGTGCTCATATTTTGGAAGGGTTGATTATTGCTTCAGATAATATTGATGAAGTAATCGCATTAATTAGAGCGTCATCCAATGCCGAAGAAGCACGTGAAAAATTAATAGAACGTTTCGAACTTACCGAAATTCAGGCAAAAGCCATTGTTGAAATGCGCTTACGCCAATTAACAGGCCTGGAGCAAGATAAATTGCGTGCGGAGTATGAAGATTTAATAAAAACCATTGAAGACTTAAAAGATATCCTTGACAAGAAAGAAAGAAGAATGGATATTATCAAAGAAGAGTTGGAAGAGGTTAGGGATAAATACGGAGACGAACGCCGTTCAACAATTGAGTATGCTGGTGGCGACTTAAGTATTGAAGATATGATTCCGGATGAGCAAGTGGTTATTACCATTTCGCATGCTGGTTACATAAAACGTACGTCGCTTAATGAATACAAAACCCAAAATAGGGGAGGTGTTGGCCAAAAAGCTTCAACAACAAGAAATGAAGATTTCCTTGAGCATTTGTTCGTGGGTACCAATCATCAATATATGTTGTTCTTTACCCAAAAAGGAAAATGTTTCTGGATGCGTGTTTATGAGATTCCGGAAGGAAGCAAAACTTCAAAAGGAAGAGCCATTCAAAACCTAATAAATATCGAACAGGATGATAAGGTTATGGCGTTCATTTGTACGCAAGACCTTAAAGATGAAGACTACATCAACAGCCATTACGTAATAATGGCAACTAAAAATGGTCAAGTTAAAAAGACATCTTTGGAGCAATATTCACGTCCGCGTACCAATGGTATCAACGCGATCACTATTAAAGATAATGATGAATTGTTAGAAGCCAAATTAACAACTGGTAACAGTCAAGTGATGTTGGCTTTAAAATCAGGTAAAGCTATTCGTTTTGAAGAAGCAAAAACACGCCCAATGGGAAGAAACGCTTCAGGTGTTCGTGGTATTACTTTGGGCCACGATAACGACGAAGTAATAGGTATGATTACCGTTGAAAACCCTCAAGAAGAATCGGTATTAGTGGTTTCTGAAAACGGTTACGGTAAACGTACTTATGTAGACGACCCCGAAGATGGAGAACCAGTTTACCGAATCACCAATCGAGGCGGGAAAGGTGTTAAAACGATTTCGATTACCGAAAAAACAGGCGGTTTGGTTGCCATAAAAAGCGTTACCGATAAAGATGATCTCATGATTATCAATAAATCTGGAATTGCCATTCGTATGGTCGTGGAAGATTTAAGAGTTATGGGTCGCGCTACCCAAGGAGTTAAATTAATCAATTTAAAAGGTAAAGATTCTATAGCTGCTGTTGCGAAAGTTATGCATGATGAGGATGATGTTGATGTTGACGAAACTACCGGAACCACTAACGCTCCCGAAGGTGGCACAACTCTTGATGTTAATAATGAAGAAAACAATAACACTGAAAGTTAA
- a CDS encoding tetratricopeptide repeat protein, producing MKKGILLALAVSISAFSFAQKKELRTADKAIKSNNFAEAKSALNQAKSMMSEMDEKLKAKYYYLKAQALYANGKGSDADIDESLETLNMVKGDYESEVAELKQTMVNNMITVGNEAYEAQDFSKASKYFERSYRASKKDTLFLYYAAATAVNVKEYDRALELYEELKDMGYTGIKTEYFATNVESGEEEVLDKNTRDLYVKAKSHIKPGERKTESKKPEIVKNIALIYVSQGNDEKALEAIKDARSENPEDINLILSAANIHFKLGNTEEFTELLKKATEMDPQNPELQYNLGVVAAEAKHYEEARAYYEKAIELDPSYVNAYINVAALILEGEKPIIEEMNGLGTSSADNKRYDELREKRQDLYKDAVPFLSKALEIAPKNINAAKTLMNIYSILGETEKRNALKEKVEALEAGN from the coding sequence ATGAAAAAAGGAATTCTTTTAGCTTTGGCAGTTTCAATTAGTGCATTTTCATTTGCGCAAAAAAAGGAATTGAGAACTGCAGATAAAGCTATTAAATCAAACAATTTTGCAGAAGCTAAGTCTGCATTAAACCAGGCCAAATCTATGATGTCCGAAATGGACGAAAAGTTAAAGGCTAAATACTATTATTTAAAAGCTCAAGCACTATATGCTAACGGTAAAGGATCTGATGCCGATATCGATGAGTCCCTAGAAACCTTAAACATGGTTAAAGGTGACTACGAGTCTGAAGTTGCTGAGTTAAAGCAAACCATGGTTAACAACATGATAACCGTTGGTAACGAGGCTTACGAAGCCCAAGATTTTTCTAAAGCTTCAAAATATTTCGAAAGATCTTACCGCGCTTCAAAAAAAGATACTTTGTTCCTTTATTATGCCGCGGCTACAGCTGTTAACGTTAAAGAATACGACAGAGCTCTTGAGTTATATGAAGAACTTAAAGACATGGGCTACACGGGTATAAAAACCGAGTACTTTGCAACAAATGTTGAGTCTGGAGAAGAAGAAGTTTTAGACAAAAACACGAGAGATCTTTATGTAAAAGCCAAAAGTCACATAAAGCCAGGTGAGCGTAAAACAGAGTCTAAAAAGCCAGAGATTGTTAAAAACATTGCGTTAATTTATGTTAGCCAAGGCAATGATGAAAAAGCACTTGAGGCTATTAAAGATGCCAGAAGTGAAAACCCTGAGGATATCAATTTAATATTAAGTGCTGCCAATATTCACTTTAAATTAGGAAATACAGAAGAATTTACAGAGCTTCTAAAAAAGGCTACCGAAATGGACCCTCAAAACCCAGAGTTGCAATATAATTTAGGTGTTGTAGCGGCTGAAGCTAAACACTATGAAGAGGCAAGGGCTTATTATGAGAAAGCTATTGAATTAGACCCTAGTTACGTAAACGCTTATATTAACGTTGCGGCCCTTATTCTAGAAGGTGAAAAACCAATTATTGAAGAAATGAATGGTCTTGGTACGTCTTCTGCTGATAACAAACGTTATGATGAGTTGAGGGAAAAACGTCAAGACTTATATAAAGATGCAGTACCGTTTTTATCTAAAGCCCTAGAAATTGCTCCTAAAAATATTAATGCAGCAAAAACCTTAATGAACATCTATAGTATTTTGGGTGAAACCGAAAAAAGAAATGCATTAAAAGAAAAAGTAGAGGCTCTAGAAGCTGGAAACTAA
- a CDS encoding PUR family DNA/RNA-binding protein has translation MNNNGMMEKEEIFSKVLRAGRRTYFFDVRATKAEDYYLTITESKKFTNDDGSFYYKKHKIYIYKEDFDEFKEILAETTDYIIREKGNEVISERHQKDFKKEYNNNNERVTEDQLKSTDSFTDIDFEDI, from the coding sequence ATGAATAACAACGGTATGATGGAGAAAGAGGAAATTTTTTCGAAAGTATTAAGAGCAGGAAGACGCACCTATTTTTTTGACGTAAGGGCTACAAAGGCAGAAGATTATTACTTGACGATAACCGAAAGCAAAAAATTTACTAATGACGATGGGTCGTTTTATTACAAAAAACATAAAATATACATCTACAAAGAAGATTTTGATGAGTTTAAAGAAATTCTAGCTGAAACTACAGATTATATCATACGAGAAAAAGGTAACGAAGTTATTAGCGAACGTCACCAAAAAGACTTCAAAAAAGAATACAACAACAACAACGAACGTGTTACCGAAGATCAACTGAAAAGCACTGATAGTTTCACAGATATTGACTTTGAAGATATTTAA
- a CDS encoding N-acetyltransferase family protein, whose product MIRSVHINDAKALLEIYNYYVLHSVATFDNQPLSLQVFIDKLTQINAEYPFLVFEYENEILGYAYGSKFRPKPAYKNTVETTVYVKQNAHGKQIGSKLYAKLLKQLKAQSFHMALGVLTLPNEASVKLHNKFNFTQVAYLKEVGFKFGKWLDVGIFELKLN is encoded by the coding sequence ATGATTCGGTCAGTACATATAAACGACGCAAAAGCACTATTGGAAATCTACAACTATTACGTTTTGCATTCTGTAGCTACTTTTGACAATCAGCCATTAAGTTTACAAGTATTCATAGATAAATTAACCCAAATTAATGCTGAATATCCTTTTTTGGTTTTTGAATACGAAAACGAAATTTTGGGTTATGCCTACGGAAGTAAATTTAGACCCAAACCCGCTTATAAAAATACCGTTGAAACCACGGTTTACGTAAAACAAAATGCTCACGGAAAACAAATAGGGAGTAAGCTTTATGCTAAATTATTAAAGCAATTAAAAGCACAGAGTTTCCATATGGCGCTTGGGGTTTTAACATTGCCTAACGAAGCCAGTGTAAAACTGCACAACAAATTCAATTTTACCCAAGTGGCCTACTTAAAAGAAGTAGGCTTTAAGTTTGGTAAATGGTTGGATGTAGGAATATTTGAGCTAAAACTCAACTAA
- a CDS encoding tRNA-binding protein: MNDKITFEDFTKVDLRVGTVIAVNDFPKARKPAYQLVVDFGSLGIKKTSAQITTRYRKEGLLNRQVLAVVNFPKKQIANFMSDCLIVGAVDGKDVVLLKPEQNVQNGAVVS; this comes from the coding sequence ATGAATGACAAGATAACTTTTGAAGACTTCACGAAAGTGGATTTACGTGTGGGAACTGTAATAGCGGTAAACGATTTCCCGAAAGCTAGAAAACCGGCATATCAACTTGTTGTGGATTTTGGCAGTTTGGGGATAAAAAAAACATCGGCGCAAATTACAACGCGCTATAGAAAAGAAGGTTTATTGAACCGACAGGTTTTGGCTGTGGTTAATTTCCCTAAAAAACAGATTGCTAATTTTATGAGCGATTGTTTAATTGTAGGAGCAGTTGACGGAAAGGATGTTGTGCTTTTAAAGCCCGAACAAAACGTTCAAAACGGAGCAGTAGTAAGCTAA
- a CDS encoding ABC transporter ATP-binding protein/permease — protein sequence MKELQHLNKYFFKYKTHLILGIIITIVARIFLLFTPRYVKQIFIVIENYMDGGVSKATIKAELTEVILYIIGAAIIGGILTFFMRQTIINVSRYIEFDLKNEVYEQYQKLSLNFYKKNRTGDLINRITEDVGRVRMYFGPALMYSINTFTLFTIVIIYMVNASPKLTLYTIVPLPILSVIIYKLSREIHKRSTIVQEYLSKLSTFTQESFSGISVIKAYGIEPQTSVNFKMLAEGSKEKQIHLTQVQAWFFPIMILLIGTSNLMVIYIGGMQYINGEIESIGTIAEFIIYVNMLTWPVATVGWVTSIVQQAEASQKRINEFLKIEPEIKNTVETETEINGNITFKDVYFTYDDTNIQALQGVSFNIKEGETLAILGKTGSGKSTILDLIGRLYDIEKGQITIGDINIDQHHLTSLRNSIGYVPQDAFLFSDTIKNNIKFGKQEATDQEVIEAAKNAQVHKNIIKFNKGYDTVLGERGITLSGGQKQRVSIARAIIKSPKILLFDDCLSAVDTETEEKILKTLGKISRGKTSVIVSHRVSSAKNADKIIVLDNGKIIQEGTHEILINQEGYYKSLYLKQLSETTED from the coding sequence ATGAAAGAACTACAGCACTTAAACAAATACTTTTTTAAGTACAAAACACACCTTATTTTAGGTATTATAATAACCATTGTTGCCCGTATATTTTTGTTGTTTACACCAAGATATGTTAAGCAAATATTTATTGTTATTGAAAACTACATGGATGGCGGTGTAAGCAAAGCCACGATAAAGGCAGAACTTACCGAAGTGATATTGTACATTATTGGAGCTGCAATTATTGGAGGCATACTTACCTTTTTCATGAGACAAACCATTATTAATGTATCACGCTATATTGAGTTTGATTTAAAAAATGAAGTTTATGAACAATACCAAAAACTATCGCTCAATTTTTACAAAAAAAACAGAACGGGCGATTTAATAAACCGCATTACCGAAGACGTTGGCCGCGTACGTATGTATTTTGGCCCCGCACTTATGTACAGCATTAATACCTTTACATTATTTACCATTGTTATCATATATATGGTAAATGCATCGCCAAAACTAACATTGTACACGATTGTACCCCTACCCATACTATCGGTTATCATTTACAAACTAAGTCGAGAAATACACAAGCGTAGTACAATCGTTCAGGAATACCTGTCCAAACTTTCTACGTTTACCCAAGAATCATTTAGTGGGATTTCGGTTATAAAAGCCTATGGCATAGAACCACAAACCTCTGTCAACTTTAAAATGCTTGCCGAAGGCAGTAAGGAAAAACAAATTCATTTAACACAAGTGCAAGCTTGGTTTTTTCCTATCATGATTTTGCTTATTGGCACAAGTAACCTCATGGTTATTTACATTGGTGGCATGCAATATATAAATGGTGAAATTGAAAGCATTGGAACCATAGCTGAATTCATCATATATGTAAATATGCTTACATGGCCGGTAGCAACAGTAGGTTGGGTTACTTCGATTGTACAGCAGGCAGAAGCATCGCAGAAACGAATCAATGAATTTTTAAAAATTGAACCAGAGATTAAAAACACTGTTGAAACAGAAACCGAAATTAACGGCAATATTACCTTTAAAGACGTTTATTTTACTTATGACGACACCAACATCCAAGCATTACAAGGCGTAAGTTTCAATATTAAAGAAGGTGAAACATTGGCCATTTTAGGAAAAACTGGCTCTGGAAAATCTACTATTTTAGATCTAATTGGCAGGCTTTACGATATTGAAAAAGGCCAAATAACCATTGGCGACATTAATATAGACCAACACCATTTAACATCGTTGCGAAATAGTATTGGATATGTACCCCAAGATGCGTTTTTGTTTTCAGATACTATTAAGAACAATATCAAATTCGGAAAACAAGAAGCTACCGATCAAGAGGTTATTGAAGCTGCGAAAAATGCTCAAGTTCATAAAAACATCATAAAGTTTAACAAAGGCTACGATACTGTTTTGGGCGAACGCGGCATTACCCTTTCTGGCGGGCAAAAACAACGGGTTTCTATTGCACGTGCCATTATCAAATCACCAAAAATTCTGTTGTTCGACGATTGCCTTTCTGCTGTAGATACCGAAACTGAAGAAAAAATATTAAAAACACTCGGTAAAATTTCGAGAGGTAAAACATCGGTCATTGTAAGTCACCGGGTGTCTTCAGCTAAAAATGCCGATAAAATAATTGTTCTCGATAACGGTAAAATTATTCAGGAAGGCACACACGAAATACTTATAAATCAAGAAGGGTATTACAAAAGCCTCTACTTAAAACAATTAAGTGAAACAACTGAAGATTAG
- a CDS encoding ATP-dependent Clp protease ATP-binding subunit, whose amino-acid sequence MDDNFSPRVKDVIAYSKEEALRLGHDFIGTEHLMLGLLRDGNGKAINILNALEIDLNHLRRKVEILSPANPNIAVTSNQKKNLHLTRQAERALKTTFLEAKLFQSTSINTAHLLLCILRNENDPTTKLLNKLKVDYDNVKEQFKLMITNDNDYIEPKAESFQDDDTSTGDDSSKDIFNSPSGKSNKKSKTPVLDNFGRDLTALAEEGKLDPVVGREKEIERVSQVLSRRKKNNPLLIGEPGVGKSAIAEGLALRIVKRKVSRILFNKRVVTLDLASLVAGTKYRGQFEERMKAVMNELEKNDDVILFIDEIHTIVGAGGATGSLDASNMFKPALARGEIQCIGATTLDEYRQYIEKDGALERRFQKVIVEPTTVEETIEILNNIKSKYEEHHNVDYTPEAIEACVKLTNRYMTERFLPDKAIDALDEAGSRVHITNIDVPKQIIELEKELEAIKETKNAVVRKQKYEEAAKLRDDEKRLEKELAIAQEKWEEDTKQHREIVTEDNVADVISMMTGIPVNRIAQTEINKLAELPKLIKGKVIGQDEAVGKVVKAIQRNRAGLKDPNKPIGSFIFLGQTGVGKTQLAKVLSRELFDSEDSLVRIDMSEYMEKFAISRLIGAPPGYVGYEEGGQLTEKVRRKPYAVILLDEIEKAHPDVFNMLLQVLDDGYLTDSLGRKIDFRNTIIIMTSNIGARKLKDFGTGIGFGTASQKAQEDANARSVIENALKKSFAPEFLNRIDDVVVFNPLEKDDINKIIDIELEKLLARIKGLGYQLTLTDAAKDFIAEKGFDKQYGARPLKRAIQKYVEDALAEEIVASNLQEGDEINIDLDKKSEELKITIKKAEKPTES is encoded by the coding sequence ATGGATGATAATTTTTCACCAAGAGTTAAAGATGTTATTGCTTACAGCAAAGAAGAAGCCTTGCGTTTGGGCCATGATTTCATAGGTACCGAACACTTAATGCTTGGACTTTTACGCGATGGCAATGGCAAAGCTATAAATATATTGAATGCCCTTGAAATAGACCTAAACCACTTAAGGCGCAAAGTAGAGATTTTAAGCCCGGCAAACCCAAATATTGCCGTGACTTCCAATCAAAAGAAAAACCTGCACTTAACAAGACAAGCAGAACGCGCTTTAAAAACAACGTTTTTAGAAGCCAAATTATTTCAAAGTACTTCTATCAATACAGCACACCTTTTACTCTGTATTTTACGGAATGAAAACGACCCCACTACCAAGCTTTTAAATAAGCTTAAAGTTGACTACGATAATGTTAAAGAACAATTCAAACTTATGATTACAAACGATAACGACTATATAGAGCCCAAAGCAGAATCATTCCAAGACGATGATACTAGCACAGGCGACGACTCTTCTAAAGACATATTTAATTCCCCTTCGGGCAAGAGCAACAAAAAATCAAAAACCCCTGTCTTGGATAATTTTGGGCGTGATTTAACCGCCCTCGCCGAAGAAGGAAAACTAGACCCTGTGGTTGGAAGAGAAAAAGAAATTGAACGCGTTTCACAGGTTTTAAGCCGAAGAAAGAAAAACAATCCGCTTTTAATTGGTGAACCGGGCGTTGGTAAATCGGCCATTGCTGAAGGTTTGGCGCTTAGAATTGTAAAACGGAAAGTGTCGCGTATACTATTCAATAAACGCGTAGTTACACTCGATTTAGCCAGTTTAGTAGCCGGAACAAAATACCGTGGACAGTTCGAGGAACGCATGAAAGCCGTGATGAACGAATTGGAAAAAAACGATGACGTTATTTTGTTTATTGATGAAATACACACTATAGTTGGTGCCGGTGGCGCTACTGGAAGTCTCGACGCCTCAAACATGTTTAAACCCGCATTGGCGCGTGGCGAAATTCAATGCATTGGTGCTACCACGTTAGATGAGTACAGGCAGTATATTGAAAAAGATGGTGCTCTTGAACGACGTTTCCAAAAAGTGATTGTTGAACCTACAACGGTTGAAGAAACCATTGAAATTCTCAATAACATCAAATCTAAATACGAAGAACACCACAACGTTGATTACACGCCAGAAGCCATTGAAGCTTGCGTAAAATTAACAAACCGTTACATGACTGAGCGGTTTCTTCCCGACAAAGCCATTGATGCTTTAGACGAAGCTGGCTCTCGCGTACACATCACCAATATTGATGTGCCCAAACAAATTATTGAGCTTGAAAAAGAATTGGAAGCCATTAAAGAAACCAAAAACGCTGTTGTTAGGAAGCAGAAATATGAAGAAGCTGCTAAACTCAGGGATGATGAAAAACGTCTCGAAAAAGAATTGGCTATAGCTCAAGAAAAATGGGAAGAAGACACCAAACAACATCGCGAGATTGTTACCGAAGACAATGTGGCCGATGTTATCTCAATGATGACTGGGATTCCTGTTAATCGTATAGCACAAACCGAAATCAACAAATTAGCGGAATTACCTAAACTTATCAAAGGAAAAGTTATCGGTCAAGATGAAGCTGTTGGAAAGGTGGTAAAAGCCATTCAACGTAACCGTGCCGGACTTAAAGACCCCAACAAACCTATTGGTTCGTTTATTTTCTTAGGGCAAACTGGTGTTGGCAAAACCCAATTGGCTAAAGTGCTTTCTCGCGAACTATTTGATAGCGAAGATTCTTTAGTAAGAATAGACATGAGCGAATACATGGAGAAATTCGCCATCTCTAGATTAATTGGTGCGCCCCCAGGATATGTGGGCTACGAAGAAGGCGGTCAATTAACTGAAAAAGTACGCCGCAAACCTTACGCCGTAATTCTTTTAGATGAAATTGAAAAGGCGCATCCAGATGTTTTCAATATGTTGTTACAAGTACTTGACGACGGTTACCTAACCGATAGTTTAGGAAGAAAAATTGATTTTAGAAACACTATTATAATCATGACGTCTAATATTGGTGCTCGTAAATTAAAAGATTTTGGTACCGGTATTGGTTTTGGCACCGCTTCACAAAAAGCCCAAGAAGATGCGAACGCTAGAAGTGTTATTGAAAACGCCTTGAAAAAATCGTTTGCTCCAGAGTTTTTAAACCGTATTGACGATGTTGTTGTATTTAATCCTTTGGAAAAAGATGACATCAACAAAATCATCGATATAGAATTAGAAAAACTCCTTGCGAGAATTAAAGGTCTCGGTTACCAATTAACACTTACTGATGCAGCAAAAGATTTTATAGCTGAAAAAGGTTTCGACAAACAATATGGTGCCCGTCCGTTAAAACGTGCCATCCAAAAGTATGTTGAAGATGCTTTAGCCGAAGAAATTGTAGCATCAAACCTGCAAGAAGGTGATGAAATAAACATTGATTTGGATAAAAAATCTGAGGAGTTAAAAATTACGATAAAGAAGGCCGAAAAGCCTACGGAGTCATAA
- a CDS encoding thioredoxin family protein produces the protein MARTPSNMLPLGTKAPHFELPDTVNDKLINIDTVKGKKGTVVMFICNHCPFVIHVNEEIVNVANTYVEKGFGFVAISSNDVVNYPQDSPEKMKAHAKENNYPFPYLYDETQEVAKAYDAACTPDFYVFDENLKLVYRGQLDDSRPENGIPLTGEDLRHALDCLIENKENKTLQKPSLGCNIKWKS, from the coding sequence ATGGCACGTACACCTTCAAATATGCTTCCGTTAGGCACAAAAGCACCTCATTTTGAATTACCGGACACGGTTAATGATAAACTTATAAATATAGATACGGTTAAAGGCAAAAAGGGTACCGTTGTCATGTTTATTTGTAACCATTGTCCTTTTGTAATTCATGTTAACGAAGAAATAGTGAATGTGGCCAATACTTATGTCGAAAAAGGATTTGGTTTTGTTGCTATTTCTAGTAATGATGTTGTGAATTATCCTCAAGATTCGCCCGAAAAAATGAAAGCTCATGCCAAAGAAAACAACTATCCGTTTCCGTATTTATACGACGAAACACAAGAAGTAGCAAAGGCTTACGATGCAGCCTGTACTCCAGATTTTTATGTTTTTGATGAAAATTTAAAATTGGTTTACCGGGGGCAACTAGATGACTCCAGACCTGAAAACGGAATACCTTTAACTGGTGAAGATTTAAGGCATGCACTAGATTGTTTAATTGAAAATAAAGAAAACAAGACCTTACAAAAACCTAGCTTAGGTTGTAATATTAAATGGAAATCTTAG